DNA sequence from the Eulemur rufifrons isolate Redbay chromosome 6, OSU_ERuf_1, whole genome shotgun sequence genome:
TATCAAGACAAAGAACATGGATGCCAACCTAGATTAAACAATCTAAAATATATACTTCCTCTGTTTAGTCTAGAAAATCATGGACAGAATTGTGCTGAGgcaaagtttttgtttgtttgtttgtttgtttgtttgttttttcccctgcATCCTTCAGTGCCCAAGTATCTAGAACACCTGAGTTTCTTTTCACCCATATGGAGAAAGTCCATTACATGAACTTGGTACTAGGGAATTTTGATTTAATAGACAATATCTCAAGAAAATGtaaactgaaaaggaagaaagtgtgtgtgtgtgtgtgtgtgtgttagataGGGACAGAGTGGGAAAtacagaagagaaacagaaagaggtaACCGGCCTTTATGGTCAGATGTTAGAAACGCTTAACTATGATTAAGCTgatatatgtagaaataaatggaatgataccatttacttaaaaaagtattttacagAAATACCTTGAAGTTCAAGAGAAAAATTGCTCTGAGCTCTGCCAAAGAATCTAGACTCATGGAGACTCCGAGTCACAAGAGACTACGGAGACCAGAGACTATATCCCTAAAAGTAACTAAATGACAAAAAGTGAGTAGTCCAAGGCTTTCTGcaaattcatttgaaatttgGAAACTCAAACTAGGAACCACTGACCTTGTTATTACCATTCTTCATGGAACACTAAACTGGCTCTCcaaaagaataaacaagaaaGCTTTTATCTCTTGGAAAAAAGAGGTAATATAGATAATCCAAATTCACCTGCCAAGACACTATAGGTATTAATACTTTCAAACATACTTTGACATTTTTTAGTAGTAAGCAACTAATTTAGCATATCAAGAGTTCCCCCAAAATGGCAAATAACTGTTTTTATTGCcaaaagaaattacttttaacTCACCCCAGAAAAAACCTTATGTAGATTTGAAAgtctttagatattttaaattttgcaacCATAGACACAGTAATGTTATAATTGTTTCTAAATTACCAATTTGTTTACACAGGTACATAATTTTAAAGGATTGCTCAcggtatatgtgtatgtatgtagaaATGAGTTCATAGCATTTCTAGTTcctcttgaaaaaataaaaattcaatagtggacaaagaatttttttctcatatggtattaatcttattttatattttcatctttgcagATAAAATCTTAGTTACTTAAATGTGTGAATTACATTTCTTTAGCTATGTGTTTTCTGCAAtgaaagtttattatttatttgtttctttgtttctttcggGATGCTTTTTGATCTAAGGACATAGACTTTAATGAAATAAGTTGTAAGTTATAGCCTCACATTTATGCTTCATAAAATGAGGTAAAAGAGAGATATCAAATTATGTTACTATTATTACAATAGGAAACTTTATTGTTGACAACAAATAGTCCATCCTGAATATCTGATTGCTTTCAAATGCAAAAGTTAACTAGAATATGTAGGTATTGTATCTTAGTCACATATTTGCCAAATATTCTACATGAATAAAGATTTAACTTATTAAATGGAATCTGATGGTTAAGATGAAACATTCTAGATGCACAGCTCCAGTAATTCTCCTACTCTTAATTAGACTGAAGACACCACCAGAGGTCTCTGCACAGTTGGACCACTGGCAACTGTAGAGTTGGAATCTGTAAAAGAGAGACACTATGTTGTGTCTTTAAGAAacaccaaaaaactaaaaaatgattataaataataacattgCTATTTTAAAGATCGTAGTCTCTGAACAGATCCAACACCAGGGAatgaaagaaacattaaataataacaatCTCATAACTGTTAGTGAGACCACTATTTTTACGGCCTCATGTCAGAAAACTAAActaaacattttgttatttttctaaatggacAAATGAACATTTCCTAAATTCATCCATGGTACTTTTGAATAAGACACATCTTTTGGTTCCAGCCCAATCTTCGAGCAATTTGAATTAATGCACGTATGAATTTTGGCACCCATCACcttttcaattaattaatttattcatttaagttAATCTTCATCACTTACATCACCAGGAATGGGTCAATCTACTTTGTTTTTTCCCAATTcgcatcacttttttttttttttccttttcaatgcACCAAACTTCTTTAGCTGAATGTTCCTATGTACTGGCTAATAACCTGTCTCCAAACAAGTAATAGAAGACAACACTAActcaagttttgttttattttgttaaatatattctgtTGACCACTTTGTTCATGGCTTCTTTCACGTCCTTGTTCCTCAGACTGTAGATAATAGGATTCAACATGGGGATCACTGTGGTATAGAATACAGCCACCAGCTTCCCCTGCTCCACAGACTCCTCTGTGGGACGTCGGAGATACATGAAGATCAGCGTACCATAAAATATGATGACAGCTGTCAGATGGGACCCACAGGTGGAAAAGGCCTTTTGTCTCCCTTCCGCTGAGCGCATTCGTAGAAtggcaatgaaaatgaataaatacgaGATGATAATTACAATCAGGGAATATGTGAAATTAATGCCAGCCAGTATGAGCATCGTATATTCTTTTGCAAAGGTCCCTGCACAGGCCATCTTGATGAGAGGTGGGTCTGCGCAGTAGAAGTGGTTGATCTCAATTTTCCCACAGAAGTACAAGCCGTAAGTCCATAATGTTGCTGCCAGACTAGTCAGAAAACCATATATGTAAGGGAAAGAAATCAGTCGCATACAGACAACCCTTGACATTTTGCTGCCGTAGAGCAGAGGGTTCCCAATTGCCATGTACCTATCAAAGGCCATCACAGCAAGAATGAAAATTTCTACATGGACGAgagcaatgaaaaagaaacactgtACTAAACATCCAGCATAAGAAATCGTTTTTGTCTCTGATAAcaagttttccaacattttaggGGTGACATTGGAAGAAAACCACACATCAACGAATGACAAATGACTGAGGAAAAAGTACATGGGGCTGTTAAGCTGTGGACTGACCTTAATTAACATGATCACGCCAATATTGCCCACCATGGTGATAATGTAAACCACaaggaaaatgatgaaaaagagaACTTGCCATTCCCGACGACTGGTTAATCCCAAAAGAATAAATTCTGTCACATCGGTGAAATTGAGCATTTTCTGAATTCTAAGCCAATATGAGCTGCAAATGTCTGTGAcgactaaaatgaaataaataaaaaacgaATTATTGCCCATTTATGAATTTATATCTTTATCCATgcccccttcccttttcttcttttatgatcACACTTGGtcattcttttcaacaaatcttTTCTGAGTGCCTGTTATTTAACAGGCTCTCTGAAACTTAACATGATAAATAGATCCTATTATATAACAGTTATACAAAGCTTGGTGATTGAAATGTGCTAGTATTAAGTATTATGAGTAGTCACATTCCCAAGACTATTTCTTAAATATCCCTTGTTTCCAGTGCTGGCGTATTTggtagtttttatattttttagataattATTCGGAGTCATAGTTCTCTTTTTAACAGAACTGAAAAATTGTGAGattatttttgtctcttatcTCTTATGCATAATTAATTAAGCATGATTAGAAATGAAAGCCACTTAACGACATAATTCATCAGCCTAAAATGTTTTAATCAGTCTCATGCTCACATTCTTTTAAATTACAGAACAAAAAACTGATTATAGTAGCCATCAAAGTCAAGTTAAAAGGTGAACCATTTATATATGTTCATACTTTATGCACATCCTCTAGATACAGACTCCCTTCCAAACCTAACAGGTAATTATAATCCACTAGATATCATCTACTGCTATGTTCTGGAgattcaaaaatgagcaaaacaaaagATTAATGGCAATATTTATGGGAGGTGCTGTTGTAAATAAATAGTTTCTAGAactagtatatattattttagagtTATAATGggggcagaaataggaaaaatgattGACTCTTCTTTGGGGATCCAGTAGAATTCCAGGAAGTTTTCTTGGatattttgcaaatttattttcaaatgtaggaCGTATCATGTGAAATTTCTTCCAGACAATGTTTTGTAAATTATATTCCTAAGAAAACACCGGTGTCTTGCCCgatgttaataaatattatggAGAAAAATCCAAAAGTATTTCCCCACCAAATAATAATAGTATGAAAGATTCCATTATTATCAATGAAGATTCACGCCCTGTAGAACACAGAGTGAAAGTCTATCCAATAAAAATCTTGGGATGGCTTCTCAGCAGGACAATGAATTTGTTGAAGATGGAATTATATCATACCTGCTGGTGGCTAAATATCATCTCTAGAGAATGATTATTCCTAAGACCCTTCTTTTAACCTGCAGGATTACACTATACTCAATCACAATTTGATGGAACCTACCCATAATTATCACTGGTTAACAGTCACCAGAAAAATAACAGAGCAGGCAGGAAGGTAAGCCTCATTGcatagtgaaaataaatgaactcttTATCCACAATGATAATTCAAAACTTTTCAACTACCAAActtggaaagaaaaattttctatgaATAGAGAAGAAAGCTACCAATCATATTAGATTAGACTGACTCTACATGACTCCAAAGTCTAGtgctaattaataaaaatttgaagcACTAAAAAAAGAGTAATAGTTGAAGTtgtctaaaaattttataaactgcTTTAGAATGTACTTATATATAGGCTGAAAAATCTGTTACAGAGTTGTTGAAATCATCTCTAAGACTCTTAGATTCATACCTGAGCAGAGGTTACAAATATGACAACAGATCATACCTGATTTCGGATTCAATAGTATATGCCTGTGGCTGCCTGAGCTTTTCACCTCTATGGGATTTTCAAAGATTAGAAATAGAGGAATTCTTAATTGGAAAGTCAGATCTAATTGCATAGTACTTAGGATGATACAGCACAAGCAAGAATGTAGGAGGTGGCATTGTTAGTATGCCAGAAGCTAAATACAAGAAAACCTGAGCAGTGGTAAACCAGATAATAGATCACAATAGCAAAATTACAGGAAAACTGAAGTGAGTAGATGTGATCCTAGGGGGTACATGGTCTGCAAAGAAGTAGAGTATTTGACAGTTCCCCAGTATTTATAGGATTTTCTCACCAtccaaattgaaaaaatatatgtatacccTTCCCTTATTGTATCAatctatttcaaattaaattaccaataaatgtgaatttttcccCCAGACCAGGTAAGAAGCAATATTAAATATCCCagttaaatatttctgtttctatgtGAGACTTTGGTGGAATGCTGGCTCCatgacttatttttataaacttgggcatgttttcttcttgttttgttttgtgtttaatttctacttttctccAATATGacttaataataacattaatttcACCATGTGTTTGTGAGTATGAAAAGAGATATACATTAACACGTAATAAATATGCAAGGAATAATTGTGAAATGCATTCCATTAATCATTCATAATAATCAAATAATCTAATCTTTATTGGAAATATATCTCtcttctgtgtctctctctttctctttctctcacacataCAACATAACATATGAAATCATTAATGCATCCctgtaaagaataaaagaaaataaatttatgatgcAAGCTTCATCTGACAGTTTCAGATAGATGCATTTTTCACCAACCTGAGAATGAAGACAGGTATTCCCAGTAAGGATGTGGAGTTGAAAAGTGAACGTTATAGAGGGAATGATAAGCAACTTAAACCTGAGAAAGAGAAACTGGGAGTTCACAAGAGAAGCCTCCCTTAAATGGGTTCCTTCAAAAACAAGAAGCAATTAAGAATATTCCCTTAGAAATGACCCTTGGGGAAGTATATCTCTAAAGAAAGAACCAACTGTTGAGtgtgtgggtttttgttttatttttataacagttttgtgcaattttattttcccacaagCTCGTTATTTTGAACGGGCCCTGGAGTCAAATAAGATTTTGGGGGTTTGTGTCATATTAAACCTGTTGATGGGGTTTTCAACCTGTATATACCAATTCTGTGTTCTATATTTCACATTCCACGTCACTTGCATTTTCCAGTAAAAAACGGATCAGGTATTATTTCTTGCAATTAAAATTACAGCATATCAAAGCAGGAAAAACTAACTTTTTTAACtgcctcattttataaataacgAATATAATACTAGGTGTAGTAACAGCGAAAGTAATGTATTTATTGAAGTAAACACACACCAAATACTATgctaatttaatttaatccttgTAATTCAATTATTACTCCTATTGTATAGATAAGAAactcagtctttttttctcttcttctcttcctccttccttctcttccccagcctctggtaaccacccaTGTAGTCTCCATTTTCATGagatcctcttttttttttttttagttgccatatatgagtgaaaacatttatctttctgtgcttggtttatttaacttaacataatgGTCTTTTAATTCCATCCACTTTGgtataaatgacagaatttcattcttttcttaaagcttaataatattccattgtgtgtatatgccacattttctttatccattcatgtgttgatgggctcTTATGTTGagtccatattttggctattgtgaatagtgctgcaataaacataggagtgcagatatctctttttgatatattgatttcctgtCTTTTGGATATCTACCTTGTAGTGTGATTCC
Encoded proteins:
- the LOC138384486 gene encoding olfactory receptor 5M3-like is translated as MLNFTDVTEFILLGLTSRREWQVLFFIIFLVVYIITMVGNIGVIMLIKVSPQLNSPMYFFLSHLSFVDVWFSSNVTPKMLENLLSETKTISYAGCLVQCFFFIALVHVEIFILAVMAFDRYMAIGNPLLYGSKMSRVVCMRLISFPYIYGFLTSLAATLWTYGLYFCGKIEINHFYCADPPLIKMACAGTFAKEYTMLILAGINFTYSLIVIIISYLFIFIAILRMRSAEGRQKAFSTCGSHLTAVIIFYGTLIFMYLRRPTEESVEQGKLVAVFYTTVIPMLNPIIYSLRNKDVKEAMNKVVNRIYLTK